The Agrobacterium tumefaciens genome contains a region encoding:
- a CDS encoding non-ribosomal peptide synthetase: protein MSDIEEFGSSRSLTDLRDNVAQASCLYDLVRRTADTVPDSPAIKFSGRHLTYADLVAQAENLAQRLARIGIEHGDVVAVAIPRSFDMIVGLLGILARGAAFVAIDPQFPRERINLMLTISAAKAVVTIGDTKAAFLSAGLLVVDLGEGLDELNCSIDVGGDRVAAAYVAFTSGSTGQPKAVTASHGAVLNYLQYLISEYGVNDRDTALNISALTFDAAIRDIFTPLAVGGTLVIPAQTSTRDIEPYEDALRSGEISAILSITPSLLGLLCDQLSQEDWSRSVRLILVSGEIFEPRLLEKVQRVFGTDAVIVNQYGPTECTMTTTYFPIPRDFQGEIIPVGKPINNAFVHLVDAEMREVPNGVVGEIYIGGAGVARGYLGRPDLTAERFVASPFHKGDLLFRTGDQARIREDGQLIFLGRADQQIKIRGNRIEPGEVETALARHPSVDHAAVLARVYGNADSARLVAYVVPAGDFKVDTDGLRAFLQDILPDYMIPSAVVTVQALPLSVNGKLDRSALPDPENPSGIEQVLPRTDIERVIAEIWQDVLKVAPIGVHETFFELGGHSLMAMRLHSRIQRDFQVKLPLPTIFEFPTIEKLAAVVDAYVTKREQDIFARAQLLASEEQSGR, encoded by the coding sequence ATGTCAGACATTGAAGAATTCGGATCGTCACGGTCTCTTACAGATCTGCGGGACAACGTTGCTCAGGCAAGTTGCCTTTACGATCTCGTCCGGAGAACAGCTGATACTGTGCCTGACTCTCCCGCCATCAAATTTTCCGGCAGACACCTGACCTACGCAGATCTGGTAGCTCAAGCTGAAAACCTCGCGCAACGCCTCGCTCGCATAGGCATCGAACATGGCGACGTCGTCGCTGTCGCCATTCCCCGGTCTTTCGACATGATCGTTGGCCTTCTTGGGATCTTGGCCCGTGGAGCGGCATTCGTTGCGATCGATCCTCAGTTTCCGCGCGAGCGTATCAACTTGATGCTCACCATCTCGGCCGCGAAGGCAGTGGTGACCATCGGAGACACAAAGGCGGCATTTCTTTCGGCGGGCCTGCTCGTCGTAGATTTGGGGGAGGGCTTGGACGAGCTAAATTGTTCGATAGATGTTGGTGGAGACCGCGTCGCGGCCGCTTATGTCGCATTTACATCTGGCTCGACCGGTCAGCCAAAGGCTGTAACGGCGTCGCATGGGGCTGTCCTCAATTATCTTCAATATCTTATATCGGAATATGGCGTGAACGACCGCGACACCGCCTTGAACATATCCGCACTGACATTCGATGCGGCAATTCGCGATATTTTCACTCCGTTGGCGGTCGGAGGTACTTTGGTAATCCCAGCCCAAACCTCTACTCGGGATATTGAACCATATGAAGACGCGTTGCGGTCCGGAGAGATATCCGCGATCCTCAGCATAACGCCGTCGCTCCTTGGCTTACTTTGTGACCAGCTCAGCCAAGAGGACTGGTCAAGATCGGTTAGGCTGATCTTGGTCAGCGGCGAGATCTTCGAACCACGGCTCCTGGAGAAGGTTCAGCGTGTTTTCGGCACCGATGCAGTTATCGTAAACCAGTATGGTCCAACCGAATGCACAATGACTACGACCTATTTCCCAATCCCTAGGGATTTCCAAGGGGAAATCATTCCAGTCGGAAAGCCAATTAACAATGCATTCGTCCACCTCGTTGACGCGGAAATGCGGGAAGTCCCCAACGGCGTCGTCGGTGAGATCTACATTGGAGGGGCAGGCGTCGCACGCGGTTATCTCGGTCGCCCCGACCTCACCGCCGAGCGATTTGTCGCCAGCCCCTTCCATAAAGGCGACCTTCTTTTCCGGACTGGAGATCAAGCGCGCATCCGCGAGGACGGACAATTGATCTTCCTCGGCAGAGCCGACCAACAGATCAAAATACGGGGTAACCGTATTGAGCCCGGCGAGGTTGAAACCGCCTTGGCGCGGCACCCATCAGTGGATCATGCCGCAGTTCTTGCGCGCGTCTACGGCAATGCCGATTCGGCTCGCCTTGTTGCCTATGTCGTGCCAGCTGGGGACTTCAAAGTTGACACTGACGGTCTCAGAGCATTTCTTCAGGACATTCTGCCGGACTACATGATTCCGTCTGCTGTTGTTACAGTTCAGGCGCTCCCCCTCTCCGTTAATGGCAAGCTCGATCGTAGCGCTCTGCCTGATCCTGAGAACCCGAGCGGGATTGAACAAGTTCTCCCACGGACCGACATCGAGAGGGTAATCGCCGAAATATGGCAGGACGTTCTTAAAGTCGCTCCGATCGGAGTCCATGAGACTTTCTTCGAGCTTGGCGGTCATTCTCTTATGGCGATGCGGCTTCACTCTCGCATCCAGCGGGACTTTCAAGTCAAACTCCCTCTGCCGACAATATTCGAGTTTCCCACGATCGAGAAGTTGGCCGCTGTCGTTGACGCATATGTCACTAAGCGAGAGCAGGACATCTTTGCCCGAGCGCAGTTGCTTGCTAGCGAGGAACAGAGTGGACGATAG